One Pantoea trifolii genomic region harbors:
- a CDS encoding con-10 family general stress protein, with amino-acid sequence MTDAKQQPDEEEKKTQRRGGAGNFAENKERAAEAGRKGGQASGGNFKNDPERAIEAGRKGGKISRRK; translated from the coding sequence ATGACGGACGCTAAGCAGCAACCCGATGAGGAAGAAAAAAAGACGCAACGTCGTGGTGGTGCAGGCAACTTCGCAGAGAATAAGGAACGTGCAGCTGAGGCTGGACGCAAGGGTGGTCAGGCGAGCGGCGGCAACTTCAAGAATGACCCGGAGCGTGCCATTGAAGCAGGAAGAAAAGGAGGCAAGATCAGCCGACGCAAATAA
- a CDS encoding methyl-accepting chemotaxis protein yields the protein MDVVQRFSRNVKLRTKLTISSVLNIAMLMLVALLGLNSLFLAETGVNGMMKDDYPTIALGNQLIDEINVTVQQQALLLSPIDAQRRATIQSNLQEASKKISETYKQLGALATDEESIAFLKRVELKRADFLKERNAFFALVNSDVTKAVDFYFSTLATAQRDYINEVEGFINLQEQQMNGSYNNFMASYSKTKISMLIIFVVAILVSALIGWIIIRSITVPLKKVIAFLGRVADGDLSSDFYEQRKDEMGQLINAIQQMQEKMSEIVSHIRISAEQISGGASEIMSGTNDLAARTEEQASSVEQTAASVEEFSATISNTRNNTHVAADLSAKAESTVGRNASMMDNVATKMAEINDSASRMADIINLIDSIAFQTNILALNAAVEAARAGEHGRGFAVVAQEVRALAQKTATSSHEIRNLIEESSTRIADGRDMVTDANKLMNGMMSNVAEMKELLVQINQASTEQADGISQINTAISQIDITTQQNASLVEQSLAASAMLSEQAANMVNSVSVFTLRQTA from the coding sequence ATGGACGTAGTTCAAAGATTTTCGCGTAATGTAAAGTTGCGAACCAAACTTACCATATCCTCTGTGCTGAATATTGCGATGCTAATGTTGGTGGCGTTGCTCGGATTAAATTCGCTGTTCTTAGCGGAAACCGGCGTCAATGGCATGATGAAGGATGATTATCCGACCATCGCATTGGGCAACCAGTTGATTGATGAAATCAACGTGACGGTGCAGCAGCAAGCACTGCTGCTAAGTCCCATTGATGCGCAGCGCAGAGCGACCATTCAAAGCAATCTTCAGGAAGCATCGAAAAAGATCAGCGAAACCTATAAGCAATTAGGTGCGCTGGCAACGGATGAAGAATCTATTGCTTTTCTTAAGCGCGTTGAATTGAAGCGGGCTGACTTTCTGAAGGAGCGAAATGCTTTCTTCGCGTTAGTGAATAGTGATGTGACAAAAGCGGTGGATTTCTATTTTTCTACCCTTGCCACGGCGCAAAGAGATTATATCAATGAGGTTGAGGGTTTCATTAATCTGCAAGAGCAGCAAATGAATGGCTCTTACAATAATTTTATGGCGTCATACAGTAAGACCAAAATCTCCATGCTGATTATTTTTGTGGTGGCTATTTTGGTTTCTGCATTAATTGGCTGGATTATTATCCGTTCCATTACTGTGCCTTTGAAAAAAGTTATTGCGTTTCTAGGCCGCGTAGCGGATGGCGATCTCAGCTCCGATTTTTATGAACAGCGCAAAGATGAAATGGGGCAGTTAATTAATGCCATTCAGCAGATGCAGGAGAAAATGTCAGAGATTGTCAGCCATATTCGCATTAGCGCTGAACAGATATCTGGCGGCGCCAGCGAAATCATGTCGGGCACCAACGACCTTGCCGCCCGCACGGAAGAGCAGGCTAGCTCGGTGGAACAAACGGCGGCCTCGGTGGAGGAATTCAGCGCCACCATCAGCAACACGCGAAATAATACCCACGTTGCCGCCGATCTCTCCGCCAAAGCGGAAAGCACGGTGGGACGCAATGCCAGCATGATGGATAACGTTGCGACCAAAATGGCCGAGATCAACGATTCTGCCAGCCGCATGGCGGACATCATTAACCTGATCGATTCAATTGCTTTCCAGACCAATATTCTGGCGTTGAATGCTGCGGTGGAAGCCGCACGCGCCGGTGAACACGGTCGTGGTTTTGCCGTGGTGGCGCAAGAAGTGCGCGCGCTGGCACAGAAAACCGCCACCTCGTCGCATGAGATCCGCAATTTAATTGAGGAGTCCTCCACGCGCATTGCCGATGGTCGCGATATGGTGACGGATGCCAATAAGCTGATGAACGGCATGATGTCGAATGTCGCCGAGATGAAAGAGCTGCTGGTGCAGATTAATCAGGCCAGCACCGAGCAGGCCGACGGCATCAGCCAGATCAACACTGCGATTAGCCAGATTGATATCACCACACAGCAGAATGCGTCGCTGGTGGAGCAATCGCTGGCGGCATCGGCAATGCTGAGTGAGCAGGCGGCAAATATGGTGAATAGTGTGAGTGTGTTTACGCTGCGTCAAACCGCTTAA
- a CDS encoding YoaK family protein, with translation MLITAENTRTFNTDIRLACTLAAVAGALNTAAFETVGFFSANMTGNVSSLSDHLAKANLHVGLFFLLIVLLFIAGSSVSTLIINSGRRRQIRGIYAINILIEGIALLVLGVIESGFRFSGSGVLLVLSLSFLMGLQNAVVTRISNARVRTTHVSGTATDIGIELAMLFDVLRRKESPKDAPLYIERLKLHFYTVLAFLGGGVLGILLLQWMSYLLLMVIGALLSVLALTALKRL, from the coding sequence ATGCTGATCACCGCCGAGAACACGCGCACCTTTAATACCGACATTCGCCTGGCCTGCACGCTGGCCGCCGTTGCGGGCGCACTCAACACCGCAGCGTTTGAAACCGTCGGTTTCTTCTCGGCAAACATGACCGGCAATGTCTCCTCACTTTCCGACCATCTGGCCAAAGCCAATCTGCACGTCGGCCTGTTTTTTCTGCTCATCGTATTGCTGTTTATTGCCGGATCGTCGGTCTCAACGCTGATTATCAACTCCGGCAGACGGCGCCAGATTCGCGGCATCTACGCCATTAATATCCTGATTGAAGGCATCGCGTTGCTGGTGCTGGGTGTGATTGAAAGCGGGTTCCGCTTTAGCGGATCCGGCGTGCTGCTGGTGCTTAGCCTGAGTTTTTTGATGGGATTGCAAAACGCGGTGGTGACGCGCATCTCCAACGCGCGTGTACGTACCACGCACGTTTCCGGCACCGCGACCGATATCGGTATTGAGCTGGCAATGCTGTTTGATGTGCTGCGCCGCAAAGAATCTCCTAAGGATGCGCCACTCTATATTGAGCGGCTAAAGCTGCATTTTTACACCGTGCTGGCGTTTTTGGGCGGTGGCGTGCTGGGGATTTTGCTGCTGCAGTGGATGAGTTATCTGCTGCTGATGGTGATTGGTGCGCTGCTTAGCGTGCTGGCGTTAACGGCACTCAAACGCCTCTAA
- a CDS encoding con-10 family general stress protein: MNKQSYRGGAGNFANDPERAKEAGRAGGKASGGNFRNDPERAVEAGRKGGKISRRPPTKSE; encoded by the coding sequence ATGAACAAACAGAGCTACAGAGGCGGCGCAGGGAATTTTGCCAACGATCCAGAACGTGCGAAAGAAGCTGGCAGAGCGGGAGGCAAAGCCAGTGGAGGCAATTTCAGAAACGATCCTGAAAGAGCCGTTGAAGCGGGACGGAAAGGAGGCAAGATTAGCCGTCGTCCTCCAACAAAGTCTGAGTAA
- the uraH gene encoding hydroxyisourate hydrolase, with product MKTLFTSASAILIATSLSAGAAQPAAPKNPLSVHVLNLQTGSPTAGIEVELDQKQNNNWVKLASGKTDSNGRISALFPEDKTASAGSYRVVFKTGDYYKMNNQKTFFPEIPVEFNMESNGEHYHIPLLLSPFGYSTYRGN from the coding sequence ATGAAGACTCTTTTTACCTCAGCCAGTGCCATCCTGATTGCGACCAGCCTGTCAGCAGGAGCTGCACAACCCGCCGCACCAAAAAATCCTCTCAGCGTACATGTATTGAACCTGCAGACAGGCTCACCAACAGCGGGTATTGAGGTTGAACTCGATCAGAAACAAAATAATAACTGGGTGAAATTAGCCAGCGGCAAAACCGACAGCAACGGCAGAATCAGCGCGCTGTTCCCGGAAGATAAAACCGCCAGCGCAGGCAGCTATCGCGTGGTGTTCAAAACCGGTGACTATTACAAAATGAACAATCAGAAGACCTTCTTCCCGGAGATTCCGGTGGAGTTCAATATGGAAAGCAACGGAGAGCACTACCATATTCCGCTGCTGTTGAGTCCGTTTGGTTATTCGACTTATCGCGGAAATTAA
- the bglF gene encoding PTS beta-glucoside transporter subunit IIABC translates to MQYQELADDIVSGVGGKENIISVMHCATRLRFKLKNSQKAQTAALKDNPGVIMVVESGGQYQVVIGNQVAEVYRELTARHALDNQSEDVDNAVPQGLFARFIDLVSGIFTPFIGVMIATGIIKGLLALALVLGVMSADSGSYKVLFVASDGLFYFLPILLGYSAGKKFGGNPFVSMAIAAALVHPMILEVLQQQQQGNALTFIGIPLEVLNYSSSVIPIIFAAWVSSLIERWVHPRSPVAVRNFTTPLCCLLITVPLTFLAIGPAATWLSRMLAEGYLWIYSLSPMIAGAVMGAIWQVCVIFGLHWGLVPIMLNNLANFGHDTLLPLLMPAVLGQAGATLGIFLRTREAKLKAMAGSAFTASIFGITEPAVYGVTLPRRRPFIFGCVGGALGAAILGFWHTTIYSFGFPSVFTFIQVVPNSGIDASVLAAFAGAAVALIFACVSTYLFGLTEPAADVVAPPAPVSSPSNLTRRESVVSPIAGDVIPLEQVKDETFASGLLGKGAAIIPQQGRVVSPIDGVVSSMFRTGHAIGLTSAQGAEVLIHVGLDTVKLDGQYFSSKVANDQPVKVGDLLLEFDLDAIKAAGFDLTTPVLVSNSDDFVDVLTLSRTAVSEGAPLLAVLK, encoded by the coding sequence ATGCAATATCAGGAACTGGCGGATGACATCGTTAGCGGTGTTGGCGGCAAAGAGAACATCATCAGTGTGATGCACTGCGCCACGCGTTTGCGCTTCAAGCTGAAAAACAGTCAAAAAGCGCAGACCGCCGCGTTAAAGGACAATCCCGGCGTGATCATGGTGGTTGAGAGCGGTGGCCAATATCAGGTGGTGATTGGCAATCAGGTGGCGGAAGTGTATCGCGAACTCACCGCGCGCCATGCGCTGGATAATCAGAGCGAGGACGTAGATAACGCTGTACCGCAAGGCCTGTTTGCACGCTTTATCGATCTGGTGTCCGGCATCTTTACCCCGTTTATCGGCGTGATGATCGCTACCGGCATCATCAAAGGGTTGCTGGCGTTAGCGCTGGTGCTCGGCGTGATGAGCGCCGACAGCGGCAGTTACAAAGTGCTGTTTGTTGCCAGCGATGGATTGTTCTACTTCCTGCCCATTTTGCTCGGTTACAGCGCCGGTAAAAAATTCGGCGGTAATCCATTTGTCAGCATGGCGATTGCCGCTGCACTGGTGCATCCGATGATTCTTGAGGTGCTGCAACAGCAGCAGCAGGGCAATGCACTGACCTTCATCGGCATCCCGCTCGAGGTGCTGAACTACAGCTCATCAGTGATTCCGATTATCTTCGCGGCCTGGGTTTCCAGCCTGATTGAACGTTGGGTGCATCCGCGCTCGCCTGTCGCGGTGCGTAACTTCACTACGCCGTTGTGCTGCTTGTTGATCACTGTGCCGCTGACGTTCCTGGCGATTGGTCCGGCGGCGACCTGGCTGAGCCGCATGCTGGCCGAAGGCTATCTGTGGATTTACAGCCTGAGCCCAATGATTGCGGGCGCGGTGATGGGCGCGATTTGGCAAGTGTGCGTGATTTTCGGTCTGCACTGGGGATTGGTGCCGATCATGCTGAACAATCTCGCCAACTTTGGTCACGACACGCTGCTGCCATTGCTGATGCCAGCGGTGTTGGGTCAGGCGGGCGCGACGCTGGGCATCTTCCTGCGAACCCGCGAAGCGAAACTCAAAGCGATGGCGGGATCGGCGTTTACCGCCAGCATCTTCGGCATCACCGAACCGGCGGTGTATGGCGTGACGCTGCCGCGTCGACGTCCGTTTATCTTCGGTTGCGTCGGTGGTGCCTTGGGCGCGGCAATCCTCGGCTTCTGGCACACCACCATTTACTCTTTTGGTTTCCCGAGCGTGTTCACCTTTATTCAGGTGGTGCCGAACAGCGGCATTGATGCCAGCGTACTGGCGGCGTTTGCCGGTGCGGCGGTGGCACTGATTTTCGCCTGCGTCAGCACCTATCTGTTCGGTCTGACCGAGCCTGCAGCCGACGTGGTTGCGCCGCCCGCGCCGGTTTCGTCGCCCAGCAATCTGACGCGCCGCGAAAGTGTGGTCAGTCCGATAGCGGGAGACGTCATTCCGCTGGAACAAGTTAAAGATGAAACCTTTGCCAGCGGTTTGCTCGGCAAAGGGGCAGCGATTATCCCGCAGCAGGGCCGCGTGGTTTCGCCGATCGATGGCGTGGTGTCGTCAATGTTCCGTACCGGCCATGCGATTGGCCTGACATCGGCGCAGGGCGCGGAAGTGCTGATCCACGTTGGCCTCGATACCGTGAAGCTCGATGGACAATATTTTTCGTCTAAAGTCGCCAACGATCAGCCGGTCAAAGTGGGCGATCTGCTGCTGGAGTTCGATCTCGATGCGATTAAAGCCGCAGGATTTGACCTCACCACGCCGGTGCTGGTGAGTAATAGCGATGATTTTGTGGATGTGTTAACCCTGAGCCGCACGGCTGTGAGCGAAGGCGCTCCGTTGTTGGCCGTGCTGAAATAA
- the licT gene encoding BglG family transcription antiterminator LicT, with amino-acid sequence MKIAKILNNNVAVVLGDNGKEQVVMGRGLAFQKRVGDELDAQQIEKVFALQSDTLTGRLSELLSDIPLEVITTSELIIANARQQLGQPLHESLSIALCDHCHFAIERHQQGIPIRNVLKWEIKTLYPKEFSLGIEALALIHKRLGVELPEDEAGFIALHLVNAQLGSDFADVSHITQFMQEILHIVKYRLQLDYRTESLSYNRFVNHLKFFAQRMLGKRGVWSEDESLHDVVRDKYPLAYQCAEKIDKHIQQKYLYELSSEERMFLTIHIERVRKETLALQDDADEA; translated from the coding sequence ATGAAAATCGCGAAAATCCTCAACAACAATGTCGCGGTAGTGCTGGGCGACAACGGCAAAGAACAGGTTGTGATGGGACGTGGTTTGGCGTTTCAGAAGCGCGTCGGCGACGAACTGGATGCGCAGCAGATCGAAAAAGTGTTTGCGCTGCAAAGTGATACCTTGACAGGCCGGCTCAGCGAATTGCTGTCGGATATTCCGCTTGAGGTGATCACCACCAGCGAACTGATCATTGCCAATGCGCGTCAGCAGCTGGGTCAGCCGCTGCATGAAAGTCTCTCTATCGCGCTGTGCGATCACTGCCATTTTGCGATTGAGCGCCACCAGCAAGGCATCCCGATTCGTAACGTATTGAAGTGGGAAATCAAAACGCTCTATCCGAAAGAGTTTTCCCTCGGTATCGAAGCGCTGGCGCTGATTCACAAACGGCTTGGCGTGGAGTTACCCGAAGATGAGGCCGGATTTATCGCCCTGCATCTGGTGAATGCGCAGCTCGGCAGCGATTTCGCCGATGTATCGCACATCACGCAATTTATGCAAGAGATCCTGCATATCGTGAAGTATCGCCTTCAGCTGGATTACCGCACCGAGAGCTTGAGTTACAACCGCTTCGTCAACCACCTGAAGTTCTTTGCACAGCGCATGTTGGGCAAACGCGGCGTGTGGAGCGAGGATGAATCGCTGCATGATGTGGTGCGCGACAAATATCCGCTCGCCTATCAATGTGCAGAGAAGATCGATAAGCATATTCAGCAGAAATATCTGTATGAGCTCTCCAGCGAGGAGCGCATGTTCCTCACCATTCACATTGAGCGGGTACGCAAAGAGACGCTGGCGTTACAGGATGATGCGGACGAGGCGTAA
- a CDS encoding sugar porter family MFS transporter, whose protein sequence is MDTSQQNSDDDSALSNLTVKQRIFFVVLVATMGALAFGYDTGIISGALPFMTLPPDQGGLDLTPFTEGLVTSSLIFGAALGAFLSGYFSDRFGRRITLRSLALIFVLGAIGTALAPNLHVMVAMRFLLGIAVGGGSSTVPVFIAEIAGPKRRAPLVSRNELMIVSGQLLAYVVSAVMSFTLNDPHLWRYMLAMAMIPGALLFIGTFFVPASPHWMVAEGRIKEASRILHKLRETPREVKKEMTEMRQHAKAARQGPSARELLQEKWILRLLLVGAGLGIVIQFTGVNAFMYYTPVILKTTGMGTNASIAATIGNGIVSVLATMVGIKAVGRFGRRTMLMTGLAVVIAMQLVLGCVLLLMPQDMTQSIFALAAILMFLFFMQMCISPVYWLLMSELFPMKVRGVLTGAAVSFQWICNAAVAFAFPPLLSATGNGAFFIFAAINVGSLIFVITMLPETKGKSLEQIENEMRERFSEQEQDQQTA, encoded by the coding sequence ATGGACACATCGCAGCAAAACAGTGACGACGATTCAGCGCTAAGCAATCTCACCGTCAAACAGCGCATCTTCTTTGTGGTACTGGTGGCGACCATGGGCGCGTTGGCCTTTGGTTATGACACCGGGATTATCTCCGGTGCCTTGCCGTTTATGACTTTACCACCTGATCAGGGCGGTCTTGACCTCACACCGTTCACCGAAGGTTTAGTCACTTCATCCCTGATCTTCGGTGCCGCACTGGGTGCTTTTCTCAGTGGCTATTTCTCCGACCGCTTTGGTCGTCGTATCACGCTGCGTTCTCTGGCACTGATCTTTGTGCTGGGCGCGATTGGTACCGCGTTAGCGCCGAACCTGCACGTGATGGTGGCGATGCGTTTTCTGCTGGGGATTGCGGTAGGTGGTGGTTCCTCAACCGTGCCGGTGTTTATTGCCGAAATCGCCGGACCCAAACGTCGTGCGCCGCTGGTGAGCCGCAACGAGCTGATGATTGTTTCCGGTCAGCTGCTGGCGTATGTGGTCAGCGCGGTGATGAGTTTCACGCTTAACGATCCGCATCTATGGCGCTACATGCTGGCGATGGCAATGATTCCCGGCGCCTTGCTGTTTATCGGCACCTTCTTTGTGCCGGCCTCGCCGCATTGGATGGTGGCGGAAGGGCGCATCAAAGAAGCGAGTCGTATCCTGCACAAACTGCGTGAAACACCGCGTGAAGTAAAAAAGGAGATGACAGAGATGCGCCAGCACGCCAAGGCGGCGCGTCAGGGGCCTTCGGCACGTGAACTGCTGCAAGAGAAATGGATTCTTCGCTTGTTGCTGGTGGGCGCGGGGCTGGGCATTGTTATCCAGTTCACCGGCGTGAACGCCTTTATGTACTACACACCTGTGATCCTGAAAACCACCGGCATGGGCACCAACGCGTCGATTGCGGCGACCATCGGTAACGGCATTGTCTCGGTGCTGGCAACCATGGTGGGCATCAAAGCGGTGGGACGTTTTGGACGTCGCACCATGCTGATGACTGGTTTGGCGGTAGTAATAGCCATGCAACTGGTGCTCGGCTGCGTGCTGCTGCTGATGCCACAAGACATGACGCAAAGTATCTTCGCGCTGGCGGCGATTTTGATGTTCCTGTTCTTTATGCAGATGTGCATTTCGCCGGTGTATTGGCTGCTGATGTCCGAGCTGTTCCCGATGAAAGTGCGTGGCGTGCTGACCGGCGCTGCGGTTTCATTCCAGTGGATCTGTAACGCGGCGGTGGCGTTTGCTTTCCCGCCTCTGCTGTCCGCCACCGGCAATGGCGCATTCTTTATCTTTGCGGCCATCAACGTCGGCTCGCTGATCTTTGTGATCACCATGCTGCCTGAGACCAAAGGCAAATCGCTCGAGCAGATCGAAAACGAAATGCGTGAGCGGTTTAGCGAGCAGGAGCAGGATCAACAGACCGCCTGA
- a CDS encoding DUF892 family protein, producing the protein MTKEFVYLDWLRDAHAMEKHAESLLQAATLRLEDFPLLQARMKQYTQQTCEQQQQVKEVLKRYDSNWSALKEALGRMSAVGQAASDMLRDEEGVRIAVSSYVFCNYKVATYTALLAAAQQAADSKGIKTFQLILQDEIQMADWLLHQLPDVANEAILQSAEAAV; encoded by the coding sequence ATGACCAAGGAATTTGTGTATCTGGACTGGTTACGCGATGCGCACGCCATGGAAAAACACGCAGAGTCTTTGCTGCAGGCCGCGACGCTAAGGCTGGAGGATTTTCCCCTTTTGCAGGCGCGCATGAAGCAATACACGCAGCAAACCTGTGAACAGCAACAACAGGTGAAGGAGGTTTTGAAGCGCTATGATAGCAACTGGTCGGCGCTCAAAGAGGCGTTGGGACGCATGTCGGCGGTGGGGCAAGCCGCCAGTGATATGTTGCGTGATGAAGAGGGCGTGCGTATTGCAGTGAGCAGCTATGTGTTCTGTAACTATAAAGTAGCCACCTACACCGCATTGCTGGCCGCAGCGCAGCAGGCGGCGGACAGTAAAGGCATAAAGACTTTCCAGCTTATCCTGCAAGATGAAATCCAAATGGCGGATTGGCTACTGCATCAGTTGCCGGATGTAGCGAATGAAGCGATTTTGCAGAGCGCGGAAGCGGCAGTTTGA
- the map gene encoding type I methionyl aminopeptidase, whose translation MSIKLHTAEEIELARAAGHAAAKVLEIITPYVKPGVTTDELDAICHDYVVNVLKVIPANIGYHGYSKTTCTSVNHVVCHGIPGEKKLRDGDIVNIDVGIIKDGWYGDTSRMYYVGQPSVRAKRLVDITYESMVAGINVVKPGATLGDIGAAIQQVAEKAGFSVVREYCGHGVGEVYHGDPQILHYGTPGEGLELQAGMIFTIEPMINAGKAGTSVLSDGWTVVTKDRSLSAQWEHTIAVTETGFDLLTPWPEGTGAYQAI comes from the coding sequence ATGAGCATCAAACTGCATACCGCTGAAGAGATCGAACTGGCGCGTGCCGCCGGACATGCCGCCGCTAAAGTGCTGGAGATCATCACGCCATACGTCAAACCGGGCGTTACCACCGATGAACTGGACGCGATTTGTCATGATTACGTGGTAAACGTGCTGAAAGTGATCCCAGCGAATATCGGTTATCACGGCTACAGCAAAACGACCTGTACCTCAGTAAACCACGTGGTGTGTCACGGCATTCCGGGCGAGAAAAAGCTCAGGGATGGTGACATCGTTAATATTGATGTCGGCATTATCAAAGATGGCTGGTACGGCGATACCAGCCGCATGTATTACGTCGGTCAGCCTTCGGTGCGTGCCAAACGTTTAGTGGATATCACCTACGAATCGATGGTTGCGGGTATCAACGTGGTGAAACCGGGCGCGACATTAGGCGATATCGGCGCGGCAATTCAGCAAGTGGCGGAAAAAGCCGGTTTCTCGGTAGTGCGTGAGTATTGCGGTCACGGCGTTGGCGAGGTGTATCACGGCGATCCGCAGATTCTGCATTACGGCACGCCGGGTGAGGGATTGGAATTGCAAGCGGGTATGATTTTCACCATCGAACCGATGATCAACGCGGGCAAAGCCGGCACCAGCGTGCTATCCGATGGCTGGACGGTAGTCACAAAGGACCGCTCGCTGTCGGCGCAGTGGGAACATACCATCGCAGTGACCGAAACCGGATTTGATTTGCTGACGCCGTGGCCAGAAGGTACCGGCGCATATCAGGCTATCTAA
- a CDS encoding glycoside hydrolase family 1 protein — protein sequence MTKRFPDGFLWGGAVAANQVEGAYQEGGKGLSTSDLQPKGIFGARVERSGDDFGIKDTAIDFYNRFPEDIKLFAEMGFTVLRTSIAWTRIFPQGDEAEPNEAGLAYYDRLFDEMAKYNITPLVTLSHYEMPYGLIKKYGGWGNRITIDCFERYARAVFTRFQHKVKLWLTFNEINMSLHAPFTGVGLAEESDQQAIYQAIHHQLVASGRAVKACHEIVQDGKIGNMLLGALLYPLSCRPADVLETLQQNREWLFFGDVQVRGAYPAYMKRFFADRGISIAMTEEDKRDLQNTVDYISFSYYMTGCVTTNEEENQKARGNILSMVPNPHLPSSDWGWQIDPEGLRILLNILYDRYQKPLFIVENGLGAKDVVEEDGQINDDYRIQYLNDHLVQVREAIEDGVEVLGYTCWGPIDLVSASKAEFSKRYGFIYVDRDDAGNGTLARSRKKSFFWYQDVIRSHGEALK from the coding sequence ATGACTAAACGTTTCCCGGACGGATTTTTATGGGGCGGCGCCGTGGCCGCCAACCAGGTTGAAGGCGCGTATCAGGAAGGCGGCAAAGGTTTATCGACCTCCGACCTGCAACCCAAAGGCATTTTCGGTGCGCGCGTCGAGCGCAGCGGTGATGATTTTGGCATCAAAGATACCGCCATCGATTTCTATAACCGCTTCCCGGAGGACATCAAACTGTTCGCCGAAATGGGCTTTACCGTGCTGCGTACCTCAATTGCCTGGACGCGCATCTTCCCGCAGGGTGATGAAGCGGAACCTAACGAAGCGGGATTAGCCTATTACGATCGCCTGTTCGATGAGATGGCCAAATACAACATCACGCCGCTGGTGACGCTGTCGCATTATGAAATGCCGTATGGCTTGATCAAAAAGTACGGCGGCTGGGGCAATCGCATCACCATCGATTGCTTTGAACGCTATGCGCGCGCGGTGTTCACCCGCTTCCAGCACAAGGTGAAACTGTGGCTGACTTTTAATGAAATCAACATGTCGCTGCACGCGCCGTTTACCGGCGTGGGTCTGGCGGAAGAGAGCGATCAGCAGGCGATCTATCAGGCGATTCATCATCAGCTGGTGGCGAGCGGTCGCGCGGTGAAAGCCTGCCACGAAATCGTTCAGGACGGCAAAATCGGCAACATGCTGCTCGGCGCGCTGCTCTATCCGCTGAGCTGCCGTCCGGCAGACGTGTTGGAAACCTTGCAGCAGAACCGCGAATGGCTCTTCTTTGGCGATGTGCAGGTGCGCGGCGCGTATCCGGCCTATATGAAACGCTTCTTTGCCGATCGCGGCATCAGCATCGCAATGACCGAAGAAGATAAGCGCGACCTGCAAAACACTGTCGATTACATCTCCTTCAGCTACTACATGACCGGTTGCGTCACCACCAATGAAGAAGAGAACCAGAAAGCGCGCGGCAACATTCTTTCGATGGTGCCGAACCCGCATCTGCCGAGCTCCGATTGGGGTTGGCAGATCGATCCTGAAGGGCTGCGCATTCTGCTTAACATCCTGTATGACCGCTATCAGAAGCCGCTGTTTATCGTGGAAAACGGGCTTGGCGCCAAAGATGTGGTGGAAGAGGATGGGCAAATTAACGACGATTACCGTATTCAATATCTCAACGATCATCTGGTGCAGGTGCGTGAAGCGATTGAAGATGGCGTGGAGGTATTGGGTTATACCTGCTGGGGACCGATCGATTTGGTCAGCGCATCAAAAGCCGAGTTCTCCAAACGTTACGGCTTTATCTACGTGGATCGCGATGATGCGGGCAACGGTACGCTGGCGCGTTCACGCAAGAAAAGCTTCTTCTGGTATCAGGACGTGATTCGCAGCCATGGCGAAGCGTTGAAGTAA
- a CDS encoding ParD-like family protein, with product MGIVKISDLMHENLRIASTAMSRSINAQAEHWMKIGMLAEIYPSLNHQELTRLLMRVERDSGADLAQLLDHPLFTSQGIA from the coding sequence ATGGGCATCGTAAAAATCTCCGACCTGATGCATGAGAATCTGCGCATCGCCAGCACGGCGATGAGCCGATCCATCAATGCGCAGGCAGAACACTGGATGAAGATCGGCATGCTGGCCGAGATTTACCCGTCACTCAATCATCAGGAATTGACGCGCTTGCTGATGCGCGTTGAACGCGACAGCGGCGCGGATTTAGCGCAACTGCTTGACCATCCTTTATTCACCTCGCAGGGAATCGCGTAA